One stretch of Clavelina lepadiformis chromosome 6, kaClaLepa1.1, whole genome shotgun sequence DNA includes these proteins:
- the LOC143462157 gene encoding beta-1,3-galactosyltransferase brn-like — protein MQASYVKLQHQSSKRSNNPEAINISATQKEMTLQSRNVSSSNKIDASDKSLYSTISSSAKSTKFLKEPNFYSNNGKSSCLLGKNISWNMIIFIKSAASYGRRREWIRKTWGSIGYLDGATFQTVFVIGQAKATTQALLDEEYSRYGDILQVDASDAYLDVGLKTMSGMQWTSAKLPHQYFYSSGDDDMMIDLVKVKEAVDKNIAKISEEKWPEFPIICTYQTKESAHPIRSKQHKNFVSEEYFRWPYWPKFCLGGFYTTSVRVIRQLWEASLNSKRINTDDVFITGILRQKIGMPDEMVVPGISETCQHLGGLKENRFSTFWSEQMKKIENKNTCFNH, from the exons ATGCAAGCCAGCTATGTAAAGCTTCAACA CCAAAGTAGTAAAAGGTCAAATAATCCCGAAGCCATTAACATCTCAGCGACGCAGAAGGAAATGACGTTGCAATCAAGAAACGTCTCATCCTCGAACAAAATCGACGCTTCCGATAAATCGCTTTATAGCACAATTTCTAGTTCCGCAAAATCGACCAAGTTCTTAAAAgaaccaaatttttattccaataaCGGCAAAAGCAGCTGTTTACTTG GAAAAAACATATCCTGGAACatgattattttcatcaagtCGGCTGCATCCTACGGGAGACGTCGCGAATGGATTCGTAAAACCTGGGGTTCTATTGGCTATCTCGATGGCGCCACTtttcaaactgtttttgtgattggtcaaGCAAAGGCAACTACTCAAGCTCTATTGGACGAAGAATATAGCAGATACGGAGACATATTGCAAGTCGACGCTTCAGACGCATACCT AGATGTTGGTTTGAAGACGATGTCGGGTATGCAGTGGACCTCAGCTAAGCTTCCTCATCAATATTTCTACTCCAGCGGTGATGATGATATGATGATTGATCTTGTAAAAGTAAAGGAGGCCGTtgataaaaacattgcaaaaatttctgagGAAAAGTGgccagaatttccaatcatttgcaCTTACCAAACAAAAGAATCAGCGCATCCTATACGGagcaaacaacacaaaaatttcGTCTCAGAAGAATATTTCCGTTGGCCTTACTGGCCCAAGTTTTGCCTTGGTGGATTCTACACAACCAGCGTTCGCGTCATCAGACAATTGTGGGAAGCGTCGTTGAATTCAAAGCGCATAAATACAGACGACGTTTTCATAACTGGAATACTTCGACAGAAAATTGGAATGCCCGATGAAATGGTGGTGCCAGGAATAAGTGAAACCTGCCAACACTTGGGCGGATTAAAGGAAAATAGATTCAGTACATTTTGGTCAgaacaaatgaagaaaatcgaaaataaaaatacctgTTTCAACCATTAA
- the LOC143462158 gene encoding beta-1,3-galactosyltransferase brn-like — MQASYVKLQHQSCKRSNNLEAVNNTATQKEMTLQSRNVTTSNKTYASDKSLYSTISSSAKSNKFLKEPNIYSNNDKSSCLLGKNISWSMIIFIKSAASYGIRREWIRKTWGSIGYLDGATFQIVFVIGQAQESTQALLDEEYDRYGDILQVDVSDAYLDVGLKTLSGMRWTSDKLPRQYFYSSGDDDMMIDLVKLKEAVDKNIAKTSEEKWPEFPIICTYETRESSHPIRDKRHKNFISVQDYSEPNWPKFCLGGFYTTSVRVIRQLWEASLTSKRINTDDVFITGILRQKIGMPDNLVVPGISETCQHLGGFIENRFKTMWSERKKKFENKSICFKL; from the exons ATGCAAGCCAGCTATGTAAAGCTTCAACA CCAAAGTTGTAAAAGGTCAAATAATCTCGAAGCCGTTAACAACACAGCGACGCAGAAGGAAATGACGTTGCAATCAAGAAACGTCACAACCTCGAACAAAACCTACGCTTCCGATAAATCGCTTTATAGCACAATTTCAAGTTCCGCAAAGtcgaacaagtttttaaaagaaccAAATATTTATTCCAATAACGACAAAAGCAGCTGTTTACTTG GAAAAAACATATCCTGGAGCatgattattttcatcaagtCGGCTGCATCTTACGGGATACGTCGCGAATGGATTCGTAAAACCTGGGGTTCTATAGGCTATCTCGATGGCGCCACTttccaaattgtttttgtgattggtcaaGCACAGGAAAGTACTCAAGCTTTATTGGACGAGGAATATGACAGATACGGAGATATATTGCAAGTCGACGTTTCGGACGCGTACCT AGATGTTGGTTTGAAGACGTTATCGGGGATGCGGTGGACCTCAGACAAGCTTCCCCGTCAATATTTCTACTCCAGCGGTGACGATGATATGATGATTGATCTCGTAAAACTAAAGGAGGCCGTTGATAagaacattgcaaaaacttctgaGGAAAAGTGgccagaatttccaatcatttgcaCTTACGAAACAAGAGAATCATCCCATCCTATACGGGATAAAcgacacaaaaattttatttctgtacAAGATTATAGTGAGCCAAACTGGCCCAAGTTTTGCCTCGGTGGATTCTACACAACCAGCGTTCGCGTCATCAGACAATTGTGGGAAGCGTCGTTGACTTCAAAGCGCATAAATACAGACGACGTTTTCATAACTGGAATACTTCGACAGAAAATTGGAATGCCCGATAACTTGGTGGTGCCAGGAATAAGTGAAACCTGCCAACACTTGGGCGGGTTTATTGAAAACAGATTCAAGACAATGTGGTCAGaaagaaagaagaaatttgaaaacaagagcatctgttttaaactttaa
- the LOC143462227 gene encoding potassium voltage-gated channel subfamily A member 1-like isoform X2 has translation MITTYAGETRLPLEDEDDINLIPRLGSENVFYSNNRNSLTGIRSSVAAANFDDRVTINVAGLIFETEEETLQSFPETLLGNKTLRTRHYNVRRNEYFFNRHRLAFGAILGYYQSGGDLRRPADIPVDVFLQEIKFYQLGDEAIEKFKNEEGFIKVKQKPLPTSEPQRSIWLLFEYPESSPAARVMAIVSVSVILLSIICFCLETVDSIKNPKPPTSSNASANATDVTQGRPTDPFWFIETACICWFSFEVTLRFLCSPNKFKFWKNIMNIIDIIAILPYFISLGQKEPPSREKEGTGTSLAILRVIRLVRVFRIFKLSRHSKGLQILGQTLKASMRELGLLIFFLFIGVVLFSSAVYFAEDGQSDEFPSIPEAFWWAVVTMTTVGYGDMKPTTLAGKVVGSLCAIVGVLFIALPVPVIVSNFNYFYRREVVHDDGEQYEHVSTCPKISSLVRWKRSAGSSIHSSPRQRKNSFDVRDASESLDPTPSPTTIHNINECLPQGIDNNQEQDGNGRNGKQLNPVCSNCILSRKIETNV, from the exons AACGACTTATGCAGGAGAGACTCGCCTGCCTCTCGAAGATGAAGATGATATTAATCTTATTCCGAGGTTGGGGAGCGAGAACGTCTTCTATTCAAACAACAGGAACTCCTTGACTGGAATAAGAAGTAGCGTGGCTGCAGCAA ATTTCGACGATCGAGTCACCATCAACGTGGCAGGATTGATCTTCGAAACAGAGGAAGAGACTTTGCAATCATTTCCTGAAACCCTGCTTGGAAACAAGACCCTGCGCACTCGCCATTACAACGTTAGAAGAAATGAATACTTTTTCAATAGACATCGACTTGCCTTTGGCGCTATTCTTGGTTATTATCAA AGCGGTGGAGACCTTCGACGTCCTGCCGATATTCCAgttgatgtttttttgcaagagattaaattttatcaattgGGAGACGAAGCCATagagaaattcaaaaacgagGAGGGATTTATCAAGGTGAAACAAAAACCGCTTCCTACGTCGGAGCCGCAGCGAAGTATCTGGCTACTTTTTGA ATATCCAGAGAGCTCTCCCGCTGCTCGTGTCATGGCCATTGTTTCTGTGTCTGTAATTCTTCTTTCAATCATATGTTTCTGCCTCgaaacagtcgattcgattaAAAATCCTAAACCTCCTACATCGTCCAACGCATCGGCTAACGCCACTGATGTCACACAAGGCAGACCAACCGACCCGTTCTGGTTCATTGAAACGGCTTGTATCTGCTGGTTCAGTTTTGAGGTGACGTTGCGTTTCCTTTGCAGCCCGAACAAGTTCAAATTCTGGAAAAATATCATGAACATCATAGACATTATCGCTATCCTACCTTACTTTATAAGCCTCGGACAAAAAGAGCCACCATCAAGAGAGAAGGAGGGAACAGGGACGTCACTCGCCATCCTGCGGGTCATACGTTTGGTGCGAGTCTTTCGGATTTTCAAACTATCCCGTCACTCGAAAGGTTTGCAAATTCTCGGCCAAACGCTCAAGGCCTCGATGCGCGAACTCGGTCTTCTGATATTTTTCCTCTTTATCGGAGTCGTGCTCTTTTCCTCCGCCGTCTACTTCGCGGAGGATGGGCAAAGCGACGAGTTCCCGTCGATCCCGGAGGCATTTTGGTGGGCTGTCGTTACCATGACAACG GTTGGCTACGGTGACATGAAGCCAACAACACTGGCGGGAAAAGTGGTTGGGTCACTGTGTGCCATTGTCGGGGTATTATTTATCGCCCTGCCTGTACCTGTTATCGTGTCCAACTTTAACTATTTCTATCGCCGCGAAGTCGTCCATGACGACGGCGAGCAATACGAGCACGTAAGCACGTGTCCTAAGATATCTTCATTGGTAAGATGGAAGCGGTCTGCAGGGAGTTCCATTCACTCAAGCCCGCGTCAACGCAAAAACTCTTTCGATGTCCGGGATGCAAGCGAAAGCCTTGATCCAACCCCGTCTCCGACCACTATACACAACATCAATGAATGTCTACCGCAGGGAATCGACAACAACCAGGAACAAGACGGAAATGGACGGAATGGAAAACAACTAAACCCCGTCTGTAGCAATTGCATTCTTTCACGTAAAATTGAAACTAACGTATAG
- the LOC143462227 gene encoding potassium voltage-gated channel subfamily A member 1-like isoform X1, whose translation MEGDVNDKERRTTYAGETRLPLEDEDDINLIPRLGSENVFYSNNRNSLTGIRSSVAAANFDDRVTINVAGLIFETEEETLQSFPETLLGNKTLRTRHYNVRRNEYFFNRHRLAFGAILGYYQSGGDLRRPADIPVDVFLQEIKFYQLGDEAIEKFKNEEGFIKVKQKPLPTSEPQRSIWLLFEYPESSPAARVMAIVSVSVILLSIICFCLETVDSIKNPKPPTSSNASANATDVTQGRPTDPFWFIETACICWFSFEVTLRFLCSPNKFKFWKNIMNIIDIIAILPYFISLGQKEPPSREKEGTGTSLAILRVIRLVRVFRIFKLSRHSKGLQILGQTLKASMRELGLLIFFLFIGVVLFSSAVYFAEDGQSDEFPSIPEAFWWAVVTMTTVGYGDMKPTTLAGKVVGSLCAIVGVLFIALPVPVIVSNFNYFYRREVVHDDGEQYEHVSTCPKISSLVRWKRSAGSSIHSSPRQRKNSFDVRDASESLDPTPSPTTIHNINECLPQGIDNNQEQDGNGRNGKQLNPVCSNCILSRKIETNV comes from the exons AACGACTTATGCAGGAGAGACTCGCCTGCCTCTCGAAGATGAAGATGATATTAATCTTATTCCGAGGTTGGGGAGCGAGAACGTCTTCTATTCAAACAACAGGAACTCCTTGACTGGAATAAGAAGTAGCGTGGCTGCAGCAA ATTTCGACGATCGAGTCACCATCAACGTGGCAGGATTGATCTTCGAAACAGAGGAAGAGACTTTGCAATCATTTCCTGAAACCCTGCTTGGAAACAAGACCCTGCGCACTCGCCATTACAACGTTAGAAGAAATGAATACTTTTTCAATAGACATCGACTTGCCTTTGGCGCTATTCTTGGTTATTATCAA AGCGGTGGAGACCTTCGACGTCCTGCCGATATTCCAgttgatgtttttttgcaagagattaaattttatcaattgGGAGACGAAGCCATagagaaattcaaaaacgagGAGGGATTTATCAAGGTGAAACAAAAACCGCTTCCTACGTCGGAGCCGCAGCGAAGTATCTGGCTACTTTTTGA ATATCCAGAGAGCTCTCCCGCTGCTCGTGTCATGGCCATTGTTTCTGTGTCTGTAATTCTTCTTTCAATCATATGTTTCTGCCTCgaaacagtcgattcgattaAAAATCCTAAACCTCCTACATCGTCCAACGCATCGGCTAACGCCACTGATGTCACACAAGGCAGACCAACCGACCCGTTCTGGTTCATTGAAACGGCTTGTATCTGCTGGTTCAGTTTTGAGGTGACGTTGCGTTTCCTTTGCAGCCCGAACAAGTTCAAATTCTGGAAAAATATCATGAACATCATAGACATTATCGCTATCCTACCTTACTTTATAAGCCTCGGACAAAAAGAGCCACCATCAAGAGAGAAGGAGGGAACAGGGACGTCACTCGCCATCCTGCGGGTCATACGTTTGGTGCGAGTCTTTCGGATTTTCAAACTATCCCGTCACTCGAAAGGTTTGCAAATTCTCGGCCAAACGCTCAAGGCCTCGATGCGCGAACTCGGTCTTCTGATATTTTTCCTCTTTATCGGAGTCGTGCTCTTTTCCTCCGCCGTCTACTTCGCGGAGGATGGGCAAAGCGACGAGTTCCCGTCGATCCCGGAGGCATTTTGGTGGGCTGTCGTTACCATGACAACG GTTGGCTACGGTGACATGAAGCCAACAACACTGGCGGGAAAAGTGGTTGGGTCACTGTGTGCCATTGTCGGGGTATTATTTATCGCCCTGCCTGTACCTGTTATCGTGTCCAACTTTAACTATTTCTATCGCCGCGAAGTCGTCCATGACGACGGCGAGCAATACGAGCACGTAAGCACGTGTCCTAAGATATCTTCATTGGTAAGATGGAAGCGGTCTGCAGGGAGTTCCATTCACTCAAGCCCGCGTCAACGCAAAAACTCTTTCGATGTCCGGGATGCAAGCGAAAGCCTTGATCCAACCCCGTCTCCGACCACTATACACAACATCAATGAATGTCTACCGCAGGGAATCGACAACAACCAGGAACAAGACGGAAATGGACGGAATGGAAAACAACTAAACCCCGTCTGTAGCAATTGCATTCTTTCACGTAAAATTGAAACTAACGTATAG